From Variovorax sp. J2L1-78, the proteins below share one genomic window:
- a CDS encoding branched-chain amino acid ABC transporter permease produces the protein MKKLSTVIYLLLLVALLVAPFAGAYPVFVMKLMCFALFASAFNLLLGYTGLLSFGHAAFLGGSAYVAGHAIKVWGLTPELGLLAGTLAGALMGWLFGVLAIRRQGIYFAMITLALAQMMFFVALQAKFTGGEDGLQGVPRGKLFGLIDLSNDLTMYYVALVVVVAAFLLIVRTIHSPFGQVLKGIKENEPRALSLGYDVARFKLLAFVISAALSGLAGSLKTLVLGFATLSDVHWTASGQVILMTLVGGLGTLSGPIVGSAVVVLLENKIGELGNFLARVTTVDWFNTLGESVTMVTGLIFVICVLAFRKGIMGEIIAFIERRRGKRA, from the coding sequence ATGAAGAAGCTCTCCACTGTCATCTACCTGCTGCTGCTCGTTGCATTGCTGGTCGCGCCTTTCGCCGGGGCGTACCCGGTGTTCGTGATGAAGCTCATGTGCTTCGCGCTGTTCGCCTCGGCCTTCAACCTGCTGCTGGGCTACACCGGCCTGCTGTCCTTCGGCCATGCCGCCTTCCTGGGCGGCTCGGCCTACGTGGCCGGCCATGCGATCAAGGTCTGGGGTCTGACGCCCGAGCTGGGCCTGCTGGCCGGCACGCTGGCCGGCGCGCTCATGGGCTGGCTCTTCGGCGTGCTCGCCATCCGCCGGCAGGGCATCTACTTCGCGATGATCACGCTGGCGCTGGCGCAGATGATGTTCTTCGTTGCGCTGCAGGCCAAGTTCACCGGCGGCGAGGACGGCCTGCAGGGCGTGCCTCGCGGCAAGCTGTTCGGCCTGATCGACCTGTCGAACGACCTCACCATGTACTACGTGGCGCTCGTCGTCGTGGTCGCGGCCTTCCTGCTGATCGTGCGCACCATCCATTCGCCCTTCGGGCAGGTGCTCAAGGGCATCAAGGAGAACGAGCCGCGCGCGCTTTCGCTGGGCTACGACGTGGCCCGCTTCAAGCTGCTGGCCTTCGTGATCTCGGCCGCGCTATCGGGTCTGGCGGGTTCGCTCAAGACGCTGGTACTGGGCTTCGCCACGCTGTCCGACGTGCACTGGACGGCGTCAGGCCAGGTCATCCTGATGACGCTGGTGGGCGGGCTGGGCACGCTGTCGGGGCCGATCGTCGGTTCGGCGGTCGTGGTGCTGCTGGAGAACAAGATCGGCGAACTGGGCAACTTCCTGGCGCGTGTCACCACGGTCGACTGGTTCAACACGCTGGGCGAGTCGGTCACCATGGTCACGGGCCTGATCTTCGTGATCTGCGTGTTGGCCTTCCGCAAGGGCATCATGGGCGAGATCATCGCCTTCATCGAGCGGCGGCGCGGCAAGCGCGCCTGA
- a CDS encoding HPP family protein encodes MTPSLLRAQTRLRQILSGLRPERVFADSTERWRAVAGAGLGILVTALISRWWIGTGAPQPWLVAPLGASAVLVFAAPASPLAQPWAVVGGNTLSALVGAACAMLIGDPAWAGAVAVAAAIALMFALRCLHPPGGATALLTALGATGFQFALSPMLVNSLLLVAAGVAYNSLTGRRYPHAQRPPSATPVPHGSRFSAADLDAALAHYNQVLDVSRDDLEALLQHAEAAAYARRFGALRCRDIMSREPLSVQFGTSLQDAWSMMRERKVKALPVVDRAQRIVGIVTVADFMRHADIGRHDGIGERLRSLVRRSSVSHDDKPDAVGQIMTREVRVASEGRMVSELVPLFSEGGHHHIPIIDAERRLVGIITQSDLVRALHRAT; translated from the coding sequence ATGACGCCATCGCTGCTCCGCGCTCAGACCCGCCTGCGCCAGATCCTGAGCGGACTGCGACCGGAGCGCGTGTTCGCCGACTCGACGGAGCGCTGGCGTGCCGTGGCCGGCGCCGGCCTGGGCATCCTGGTCACGGCGCTCATCAGCCGCTGGTGGATCGGCACGGGCGCGCCGCAACCCTGGCTCGTCGCGCCGCTGGGCGCCAGCGCGGTGCTGGTGTTCGCGGCGCCGGCCAGCCCGCTCGCGCAGCCCTGGGCCGTGGTTGGCGGCAACACCTTGTCGGCCCTCGTGGGTGCCGCCTGCGCGATGTTGATCGGCGACCCGGCCTGGGCCGGCGCGGTCGCCGTGGCGGCCGCCATCGCGCTGATGTTCGCGTTGCGCTGCCTGCATCCGCCCGGCGGGGCGACGGCGCTGCTGACCGCCCTGGGGGCCACGGGTTTCCAGTTCGCCCTGTCGCCCATGCTGGTCAACTCGCTGCTGCTCGTCGCGGCCGGCGTGGCCTACAACAGCCTCACCGGCCGGCGCTATCCGCATGCCCAGCGGCCACCGTCGGCGACGCCGGTCCCCCACGGGTCACGCTTCAGTGCGGCCGACCTGGACGCCGCGCTCGCCCACTACAACCAGGTGCTCGACGTGAGCCGCGACGACCTCGAGGCCCTGCTCCAGCACGCCGAGGCCGCGGCCTACGCCCGACGCTTCGGCGCCCTGCGCTGCCGCGACATCATGTCGCGCGAGCCGCTCTCGGTGCAGTTCGGCACCTCGCTGCAGGACGCGTGGTCGATGATGCGCGAACGCAAGGTCAAGGCCCTGCCCGTGGTGGACCGCGCCCAGCGGATCGTCGGCATCGTCACCGTCGCCGACTTCATGCGGCATGCCGACATCGGTCGGCACGACGGCATCGGTGAACGGCTGCGCAGCCTGGTGCGGCGCAGCAGCGTCTCGCACGACGACAAGCCCGACGCGGTCGGCCAGATCATGACGCGCGAGGTGCGCGTGGCGAGCGAGGGACGGATGGTGTCGGAGCTGGTGCCACTTTTCTCGGAAGGCGGGCACCACCACATTCCCATCATCGATGCGGAGCGGCGGCTCGTCGGCATCATCACCCAGTCGGACCTGGTGCGCGCCCTGCACCGCGCGACCTGA